One Bacillus horti genomic region harbors:
- the purM gene encoding phosphoribosylformylglycinamidine cyclo-ligase has protein sequence MSEAYKQAGVDIHAGYESVERIKKHVQKTMRSEVLSGIGGFGAMFELPVDRFKRPVLVSGTDGVGTKLKLAFTLDKHDTIGIDAVAMCVNDIVVQGAEPLYFLDYVACGKLDPAQVEGIVKGIADGCQEAGCALIGGETAEMPGFYPDKEYDVAGFTVGVVEKDKIISGQSIEPGDLLIGLPSSGIHSNGFSLVRKLLVDSGKFNLATPIKKLIETDEYGEVTLGDILLTPTRIYVKPILKLLEQFEVKGMAHITGGGFYENIPRMLPEQCEAEIDVGSWPIPAIFKLLQREGELSDQDMYNTFNMGVGFVIAVKNEDAIEVLNFLESIGEKAYLMGRIQQGSAGIHLAGLAYDEGKE, from the coding sequence ATGAGTGAAGCTTATAAACAAGCAGGGGTAGATATCCACGCTGGATATGAGTCTGTTGAACGGATAAAAAAGCATGTACAGAAAACAATGCGATCTGAGGTGCTTTCTGGTATAGGTGGCTTTGGGGCTATGTTTGAGCTTCCGGTGGACCGCTTCAAGCGCCCTGTCCTTGTTTCAGGGACAGATGGAGTCGGAACAAAGCTAAAGCTAGCTTTTACACTGGATAAGCATGACACAATTGGCATTGACGCTGTAGCGATGTGTGTCAATGATATTGTTGTACAAGGGGCAGAGCCCCTTTACTTTTTAGACTATGTAGCTTGCGGAAAGCTTGATCCTGCTCAGGTTGAAGGGATTGTCAAAGGGATTGCTGACGGCTGTCAGGAGGCAGGCTGTGCTTTAATTGGTGGAGAAACGGCGGAAATGCCTGGGTTTTATCCAGATAAAGAGTATGATGTAGCTGGTTTTACTGTAGGTGTCGTAGAAAAAGATAAGATCATCAGCGGTCAAAGCATTGAGCCAGGTGACTTACTCATTGGCTTACCATCAAGTGGTATTCATAGTAATGGATTCTCCTTGGTTCGAAAGCTTCTTGTTGATTCAGGAAAGTTTAACCTAGCTACTCCCATTAAGAAGCTTATCGAGACAGATGAATATGGAGAGGTAACCCTTGGGGATATTCTACTTACACCAACACGTATCTATGTCAAACCTATCTTAAAGCTGCTAGAGCAGTTTGAGGTGAAAGGGATGGCTCATATCACAGGTGGAGGCTTTTATGAAAATATTCCACGTATGCTACCTGAGCAATGTGAAGCTGAGATTGATGTAGGCTCATGGCCAATTCCAGCTATTTTTAAGCTTCTACAGCGTGAGGGAGAGCTAAGTGATCAGGATATGTATAACACGTTTAATATGGGAGTCGGATTTGTTATAGCGGTTAAAAATGAAGACGCCATTGAAGTGCTGAACTTCCTAGAGTCTATTGGGGAAAAAGCCTATCTAATGGGACGTATTCAACAAGGCTCCGCAGGCATTCATTTAGCAGGTTTAGCTTATGACGAAGGTAAGGAGTAG
- the purN gene encoding phosphoribosylglycinamide formyltransferase codes for MGKVAVFASGSGSNFEAIMQAFHNHKEVKPALLVCDQPEAYAIQRSEKWQVPAFVCSPKLYASKQEYEEAILRQLEEKQIEYIVLAGYMRLIGPTLLKAYRNRIINIHPSLLPAFPGKDAIGQAFASGVRVTGVTVHFVDEGMDTGPIIAQEALAIEIDDTKDTLTKKIQEVEHRLYPRVIEAFVLRLIHVEEGKVIWETA; via the coding sequence ATGGGTAAAGTAGCCGTTTTTGCTTCTGGCAGTGGAAGTAATTTTGAAGCGATTATGCAAGCTTTTCATAACCACAAAGAGGTTAAACCTGCCTTGTTGGTTTGTGACCAGCCAGAAGCATATGCTATTCAGAGGAGCGAGAAGTGGCAGGTTCCTGCGTTTGTTTGCTCTCCAAAGCTCTATGCTTCTAAGCAGGAGTATGAGGAAGCGATTCTTAGACAGCTAGAGGAAAAGCAAATTGAATATATTGTGTTAGCAGGGTATATGCGTTTGATCGGTCCAACTCTGCTAAAGGCATATAGAAACCGGATTATTAATATTCATCCTTCTCTGCTTCCGGCATTTCCAGGTAAGGATGCGATTGGACAAGCTTTTGCTAGTGGGGTGAGAGTTACTGGAGTAACGGTTCATTTTGTGGATGAAGGAATGGATACAGGCCCCATTATTGCCCAAGAAGCACTGGCAATAGAGATAGATGATACAAAGGACACCCTAACTAAGAAAATTCAAGAGGTAGAGCATAGGCTCTATCCTCGTGTTATAGAAGCATTTGTTTTGAGACTAATACATGTGGAGGAGGGAAAAGTCATATGGGAAACAGCGTGA
- the purH gene encoding bifunctional phosphoribosylaminoimidazolecarboxamide formyltransferase/IMP cyclohydrolase: MGNSVKRALISVSDKTGVLELARELEQLGVEIISTGGTAKLLEESGVKVTGISEVTGFPEIMDGRVKTLHPNIHGGLLGVRDLSEHQQQMEENGIKPIDLVIVNLYPFAETIAKPDVTFKDAIENIDIGGPSMLRSAAKNHAYVTVLVDQQDYAQVLSQLKHTGEVEASTRQRLAAKVFRHTAAYDSMIGEYLTQQVLEQQDVTSQGMESSSEAQNLADSELVKEQYHTEKLTVTFEKVQDLRYGENPHQKAAFYRLPQAVPSTISQAEQLHGKELSYNNINDADAALSIVREFKQPAVVAVKHMNPCGVGIGATIEEAFDKAYEADPVSIFGGIVAANRVIDEQTALKLSDIFLEIVMAPDFTPEALSLLQKKKNIRLLKMGEISAFTEPFSRYQTVAGGLLVQDQDILEIEADQLQVVTERAPSNEELEQLLFAWKVVKHVKSNAIVLAKDGQTIGVGAGQMNRVGSAKIAIEQAGEKSKGSVLSSDAFFPMGDTVQTAAAAGVTAIIQPGGSIKDEESIQEANKHGIAMVFTGVRHFKH, from the coding sequence ATGGGAAACAGCGTGAAACGTGCGTTAATTAGCGTATCAGATAAGACGGGTGTGTTGGAGCTAGCACGTGAGCTTGAGCAGCTTGGAGTTGAAATCATCTCGACGGGTGGAACGGCTAAGCTTTTAGAGGAATCCGGGGTAAAGGTCACAGGAATATCCGAGGTAACGGGTTTTCCTGAAATCATGGATGGCCGAGTTAAAACACTTCATCCAAATATTCATGGCGGTTTATTAGGGGTTCGTGATCTATCTGAGCATCAACAGCAGATGGAGGAAAACGGGATTAAGCCTATTGATTTAGTTATCGTAAATTTATACCCCTTTGCTGAAACGATTGCAAAACCGGATGTTACGTTCAAGGATGCGATTGAAAATATAGATATTGGCGGTCCGTCCATGCTACGCTCAGCGGCTAAAAACCATGCCTATGTTACTGTGCTCGTTGATCAGCAGGACTATGCCCAAGTACTTTCACAGCTTAAGCATACGGGTGAGGTAGAAGCGTCAACTCGTCAGCGTTTGGCAGCTAAAGTGTTTAGACACACGGCAGCTTATGACAGCATGATCGGAGAATACCTGACTCAGCAGGTGCTCGAGCAGCAAGACGTAACAAGCCAAGGTATGGAAAGTAGTAGTGAAGCTCAAAACCTTGCAGATAGTGAGCTTGTTAAGGAACAGTACCATACGGAAAAGCTAACTGTTACATTTGAAAAAGTTCAGGATTTACGTTATGGAGAAAATCCTCATCAAAAGGCTGCTTTCTATCGATTGCCTCAGGCTGTCCCTAGTACAATTAGTCAAGCAGAACAGCTACATGGCAAGGAGCTTTCCTACAACAATATTAATGATGCTGACGCAGCATTAAGTATTGTACGTGAGTTTAAACAGCCAGCAGTGGTGGCCGTTAAGCATATGAATCCTTGTGGTGTTGGAATCGGAGCTACAATTGAAGAAGCGTTTGATAAAGCGTATGAGGCAGATCCAGTGTCTATCTTTGGTGGTATCGTAGCAGCTAATCGAGTAATTGATGAGCAAACGGCATTAAAGCTAAGTGACATTTTCCTTGAAATCGTTATGGCTCCTGACTTTACTCCTGAAGCGTTAAGCCTTTTACAAAAAAAGAAAAACATTCGCTTGCTGAAAATGGGAGAAATCTCTGCATTCACCGAGCCGTTCTCGCGTTATCAAACAGTTGCTGGAGGGCTCCTGGTTCAGGATCAGGATATCCTAGAGATCGAAGCGGATCAGCTGCAGGTTGTGACAGAGCGCGCTCCTTCTAACGAAGAGCTTGAACAGCTATTATTTGCTTGGAAGGTCGTTAAGCATGTAAAATCTAACGCGATTGTGCTAGCGAAGGACGGTCAAACGATTGGTGTGGGTGCGGGGCAAATGAACCGTGTAGGCTCAGCAAAGATTGCTATTGAGCAGGCTGGTGAAAAAAGTAAGGGCTCTGTTCTATCCTCTGATGCCTTTTTCCCAATGGGAGATACGGTACAGACAGCGGCAGCAGCAGGTGTTACGGCTATTATCCAGCCTGGAGGCTCGATTAAGGACGAAGAGTCTATTCAGGAAGCAAATAAGCATGGGATTGCCATGGTGTTTACGGGTGTGAGACACTTTAAACATTAG
- a CDS encoding MATE family efflux transporter: protein MDKKNTWKSILTFSLPVTLIGIFDLLLIWIDLFWIYFMVGEADALAAVRVSASVVILIEAVLVAVVSSLLIYLSQNLGAGKLDEVKRGIRGAFSFTIYGGIVITCLGVLFLPLLVKLFGVNAATSEFVKNYLGVYLLGYVFMSLNNLLLLLPRYFRKIKIIYKALALTAIINIIVTPLSMLLFNNLGLPILSGAAMGTIIANLCCAIFVFWHIFLKDYLEINMKKSDLSWRLDYKLLLENKGYISSQVFTGLTFNLSMFLYILILSYYPSDAFNVFAVGTYIFAFFGVLAQNFTSSLIPMVSKHVGAKEYDEIRDLVKKMATVLLSFGSLVALLVMSSHSIFASLLAAEPHLVPLFSEFIMFYSIPWALNIVATVFIFVVAGSGDAKGSMTLTIVNMYVIVIVSMFTLPHLFENVTTGVFFTLGFIQVLTFFFSWFYYLLGRWEKASLVRNEEQQPAEA, encoded by the coding sequence ATGGACAAGAAAAATACGTGGAAATCAATCTTAACCTTTTCTCTGCCGGTCACTTTAATAGGTATTTTTGATCTACTATTAATATGGATCGATTTATTTTGGATTTACTTTATGGTAGGGGAAGCAGATGCACTAGCGGCTGTTAGAGTCTCCGCCTCAGTGGTTATTCTTATCGAAGCTGTTTTAGTAGCCGTGGTTTCTTCCCTTCTTATTTACCTCAGTCAAAATCTAGGAGCAGGGAAATTAGATGAGGTTAAAAGGGGAATTAGAGGAGCCTTCTCCTTCACCATTTATGGTGGTATAGTAATCACTTGTCTTGGAGTCCTTTTTCTTCCTTTGCTAGTGAAGTTATTTGGGGTCAATGCAGCTACAAGTGAATTTGTAAAAAATTATTTAGGGGTGTATTTGCTCGGCTATGTTTTTATGTCTCTTAATAATTTGCTTTTACTATTACCTAGGTATTTTCGGAAAATCAAAATTATATATAAAGCCTTAGCGTTAACTGCAATAATCAATATAATCGTAACACCACTTTCCATGCTCTTATTTAACAATCTTGGACTCCCTATTTTGTCTGGAGCAGCTATGGGGACCATCATCGCTAATTTATGCTGTGCCATTTTTGTATTTTGGCATATTTTCTTAAAAGATTACTTGGAGATTAATATGAAGAAATCCGATTTATCCTGGAGACTGGATTATAAGCTTTTGCTTGAAAACAAAGGTTATATTAGCTCACAGGTCTTTACTGGATTAACCTTCAACCTTTCTATGTTTCTTTATATACTCATTCTCTCTTACTATCCGTCTGATGCCTTTAATGTTTTTGCTGTTGGGACTTATATCTTCGCTTTCTTTGGTGTGCTGGCTCAAAATTTCACCTCTAGCTTAATACCTATGGTATCTAAGCATGTAGGGGCTAAAGAATATGATGAGATTCGTGATCTAGTTAAAAAAATGGCCACTGTTCTATTAAGCTTTGGAAGTCTTGTGGCACTTCTTGTCATGAGTTCGCATTCCATATTTGCTTCTCTTCTGGCTGCTGAGCCACATCTTGTCCCTTTATTTTCAGAGTTTATCATGTTCTACTCCATTCCATGGGCTCTGAATATCGTAGCTACTGTCTTTATCTTTGTTGTAGCAGGATCAGGAGATGCCAAAGGAAGCATGACTTTGACCATCGTAAATATGTACGTCATCGTCATCGTGAGTATGTTTACTCTTCCTCATTTATTTGAGAACGTAACAACAGGAGTATTTTTCACGCTAGGTTTCATTCAAGTATTAACCTTCTTCTTCTCATGGTTCTACTATCTATTGGGACGTTGGGAGAAAGCATCATTAGTAAGAAACGAGGAGCAGCAGCCTGCAGAGGCTTGA
- the purL gene encoding phosphoribosylformylglycinamidine synthase subunit PurL, with translation MSQYKEPTPEQIEEQRIYTEMGLTDEEFELVKKLLGRRPNYTETGLYSVMWSEHCSYKNSKPVLSRFPTKGEHVLQGPGEGAGIVDIGDGQAVVFKIESHNHPSAIEPYQGAATGVGGIIRDVFSMGARPVALLNSLRFGELQSPKVRYLFEHVVAGIAGYGNCIGIPTVGGEIYFDPCYEGNPLVNAMCVGLIDHDKIQKGVAKGIGNPVMYVGASTGRDGIHGATFASEELSEESEAKRPAVQVGDPFMEKLLLEACLELIETGAVQGIQDMGAAGLTSSSSEMASKAGNGIEMNLDLVPQRETGMSAYEMMLSESQERMLVVVEQGREPEVEEIFKKWGLHSAIIGRVTDDGMLRLKHHGEVVAEVPVDSLAEDAPIYHKPSSVPAYYTEFQAQETKEPAVDDVKETWLKLMAAPTIASKEWVYDQYDHMVRTNTVLSPGSDAAVIRIRDTKKALAMTTDCNSRYIYLDPVVGGAIAVAEAARNVVCSGAKPLAITDCLNFGSPENPEIFWQFEKAAEGMSQACLHLNTPVIGGNVSFYNERSGMAVYPTPVVGMVGLIEDTKHITTQGFKNAGDTLILLGQTLAEFGGSELQKLVEGTISGKPPVLNLDQEQTIQQFTLSAIQEGVIQSAHDLAEGGLAATVAESSISGGKGATIEAYYDGSVISFLFSESQSRILLSVADEYTAALLEKAEVAGIHARVIGHVTEDDQVSVSVNEKQIVSVTVNELKAAWKDAIPCLMK, from the coding sequence ATGTCACAGTATAAAGAACCAACTCCAGAACAGATTGAGGAGCAACGCATTTATACAGAAATGGGATTAACGGATGAGGAGTTTGAGCTAGTTAAAAAGCTTCTTGGTCGTCGTCCTAACTATACGGAAACGGGTCTTTATAGTGTGATGTGGTCAGAGCACTGTAGCTACAAAAATTCTAAACCAGTATTAAGTCGTTTCCCAACGAAGGGTGAGCACGTTCTTCAAGGACCTGGAGAAGGGGCAGGAATCGTTGATATTGGGGACGGACAAGCGGTTGTATTTAAAATTGAATCACATAACCATCCATCGGCGATTGAGCCTTATCAAGGAGCTGCTACTGGTGTTGGCGGTATTATCCGTGATGTCTTTTCAATGGGAGCACGTCCAGTTGCTTTATTAAACTCCTTACGCTTTGGCGAGCTTCAATCCCCGAAGGTACGTTATTTATTTGAGCACGTAGTTGCAGGGATTGCTGGATATGGAAACTGTATCGGTATCCCTACAGTAGGGGGAGAGATTTACTTCGATCCTTGCTATGAAGGAAATCCATTAGTGAATGCAATGTGTGTAGGTTTAATTGACCATGACAAAATCCAAAAAGGTGTAGCAAAAGGAATCGGCAACCCAGTTATGTACGTGGGGGCAAGCACGGGTCGTGATGGAATCCATGGAGCCACCTTTGCTTCAGAGGAGCTAAGTGAGGAATCGGAGGCAAAACGTCCTGCTGTGCAAGTAGGAGATCCATTTATGGAGAAGCTATTATTAGAGGCTTGCTTAGAGCTCATTGAAACAGGAGCTGTTCAAGGGATTCAGGATATGGGAGCTGCTGGCTTAACCTCCTCCAGCTCTGAGATGGCCAGCAAAGCAGGGAACGGAATTGAAATGAATTTAGACCTTGTCCCACAACGTGAGACTGGGATGAGTGCTTATGAAATGATGCTTTCAGAATCTCAAGAGCGTATGCTTGTTGTGGTTGAGCAGGGTAGAGAGCCTGAAGTGGAGGAGATCTTCAAGAAATGGGGTCTTCATTCAGCGATTATCGGTAGGGTAACGGATGACGGCATGCTTCGCTTAAAGCATCATGGAGAAGTAGTGGCCGAAGTTCCGGTGGATAGCTTAGCAGAGGATGCTCCAATTTACCATAAGCCTTCAAGTGTTCCTGCTTATTATACAGAGTTTCAAGCACAGGAGACTAAGGAGCCAGCTGTTGACGATGTAAAAGAAACATGGCTAAAGCTTATGGCTGCCCCGACAATCGCGAGTAAAGAATGGGTTTATGACCAATATGATCACATGGTACGGACAAACACGGTCCTTTCTCCAGGTTCTGACGCTGCTGTTATTCGTATTCGTGATACGAAGAAAGCCTTGGCAATGACAACGGATTGTAACTCAAGATATATTTATCTTGATCCCGTTGTGGGTGGAGCTATCGCAGTGGCAGAAGCAGCTCGTAATGTTGTCTGCTCGGGAGCTAAACCACTAGCTATTACTGACTGCTTGAATTTTGGTAGCCCAGAAAATCCAGAGATCTTCTGGCAGTTTGAAAAGGCAGCAGAAGGAATGAGTCAGGCCTGCTTGCATTTGAACACGCCGGTAATTGGCGGAAACGTAAGCTTTTATAATGAGCGTAGTGGAATGGCAGTGTACCCTACACCAGTTGTGGGAATGGTAGGGTTAATAGAGGATACAAAGCATATTACAACTCAAGGATTTAAAAATGCTGGAGATACACTTATTTTACTAGGTCAAACACTAGCTGAATTTGGTGGTAGTGAGCTACAAAAGCTTGTTGAGGGTACAATTTCTGGTAAACCTCCTGTATTGAATTTAGATCAAGAGCAGACGATTCAGCAATTCACTTTGTCTGCGATTCAAGAAGGTGTGATTCAATCAGCTCATGATCTTGCGGAAGGTGGGTTAGCGGCTACTGTAGCTGAATCGTCCATTAGTGGTGGAAAGGGTGCAACTATTGAGGCTTACTACGACGGATCAGTGATCTCCTTCTTGTTCTCTGAGTCACAATCAAGAATTTTATTGAGTGTAGCGGATGAGTATACGGCTGCTCTTTTAGAAAAAGCAGAAGTAGCAGGTATCCATGCTCGGGTTATTGGTCACGTTACTGAAGATGATCAAGTAAGCGTTTCTGTAAATGAAAAACAGATTGTGTCCGTAACAGTAAATGAGTTAAAAGCAGCTTGGAAGGATGCGATTCCATGTCTTATGAAGTAA
- the purF gene encoding amidophosphoribosyltransferase, producing the protein MHDDFMLDKLNEECGVFGIYGHAHAPDLTYYGLHALQHRGQESAGIVASTGEQFLSHKGMGLVTEAFANNALEKLSGKHAIGHVRYTTAGGSQLVNAQPLIFKYKAGNLALAHNGNLVNANQIRSHLERQGSIFQTTSDTEVIAHLIARSGYDRIEDSIKEALSMIKGAYALLFLTENKLIAALDPNGLRPLSLGKIGDNYVFSSETCAFDVVGAEYIREVEPGEMIIVDEDGLHSERFTQQTQRSICSFEYIYFARPDSNIDGINVHQTRKELGKKLVREFPIEADVITGVPDSSISAAIGYAEESGIPYELGLIKNRYVGRTFIQPNQELRAQGVRMKLSAVRKVVEGKRVVMIDDSIVRGTTSGRIVNMLREAGAKEVHVLISSPPVMNPCFYGIDTSTREELIAATKTVEEIREFIGADSLGFLSVEGMIDAIGREDHAPNNGHCVACFTGQYPTEIYPDTANCVDK; encoded by the coding sequence ATGCATGATGACTTTATGCTTGATAAGTTAAATGAAGAGTGTGGCGTGTTCGGTATTTACGGGCATGCCCATGCTCCAGATTTAACGTATTATGGACTACACGCCTTGCAGCACCGTGGACAAGAAAGTGCTGGAATTGTAGCTTCGACGGGAGAGCAATTTCTTTCGCATAAAGGAATGGGGCTTGTGACTGAGGCTTTTGCGAACAATGCTTTGGAGAAGCTGAGTGGAAAGCATGCTATAGGCCATGTTCGTTACACGACTGCTGGTGGGAGTCAGCTTGTGAATGCTCAGCCCCTTATTTTTAAATACAAGGCTGGCAATCTGGCCTTAGCTCATAACGGTAATTTAGTGAATGCGAATCAAATTCGCAGTCATTTAGAGCGCCAAGGCTCCATTTTCCAAACAACAAGTGATACAGAGGTTATTGCCCATCTAATTGCACGCTCTGGTTATGACAGAATTGAGGACTCTATCAAAGAGGCGTTAAGCATGATTAAAGGCGCCTATGCCCTGTTATTCTTAACTGAGAATAAGCTAATTGCTGCTTTAGATCCAAATGGACTGAGACCTTTATCTTTGGGGAAAATCGGGGATAATTATGTCTTTTCTTCTGAAACCTGTGCCTTCGATGTAGTTGGAGCGGAGTATATTCGTGAGGTTGAGCCAGGGGAAATGATTATTGTAGATGAAGATGGACTTCATTCGGAACGTTTTACCCAACAGACGCAGCGCTCAATTTGTAGCTTTGAATATATTTACTTTGCTCGTCCTGATAGTAATATTGATGGGATTAATGTTCACCAAACGCGTAAAGAGCTAGGAAAAAAGCTTGTTCGAGAATTTCCAATTGAGGCGGACGTGATTACTGGAGTTCCTGATTCAAGTATTTCAGCTGCCATTGGTTATGCTGAAGAATCTGGCATTCCATATGAATTGGGCTTAATCAAAAACCGCTATGTTGGACGTACGTTTATTCAACCTAACCAAGAACTACGCGCACAAGGGGTTAGAATGAAGCTCAGTGCAGTGCGTAAGGTAGTGGAAGGAAAACGTGTGGTGATGATCGATGATTCGATTGTTCGAGGGACAACTAGCGGAAGAATTGTTAATATGCTACGCGAAGCAGGGGCAAAGGAAGTTCATGTGCTAATTAGCTCTCCTCCTGTTATGAACCCATGCTTTTATGGGATTGATACGTCAACACGTGAGGAGCTTATTGCAGCGACAAAAACGGTTGAAGAGATTCGTGAATTTATCGGAGCAGACAGTTTAGGCTTCTTAAGTGTTGAAGGCATGATTGATGCGATTGGTCGAGAGGACCATGCTCCAAATAACGGACATTGTGTAGCTTGCTTTACAGGACAGTATCCAACGGAAATCTATCCAGATACAGCAAACTGTGTTGATAAATAA
- the purD gene encoding phosphoribosylamine--glycine ligase yields MKVLVIGQGGREHTICWKLKQSNKVSEVYCAPGNGGIGSIAEIVPIKESQVNELIQFVQEKQIDLTFVGPEQPLTEGIVDQFEKAGLKIYGPHQSAAVIEGSKSFAKELMKKYHIPTATYEVFTTENDAIRYLEQEQTKAPIVIKADGLAAGKGVVVAQTMEEAKQAVHDMMGEAKFGEAGYQVVIEEFLQGEELSLMAFVDGETVLPMVPAQDHKPVFDGDEGPNTGGMGAYSPVPQFGEKDVEQAVKTILLPTAKAMVAEGKPFRGILYAGLMMTAEGAKVIEFNARFGDPETQVILPRLETDLVEVIEASLDGTLHKLELEWSEDNVVTVVLASPGYPQDYPKGLEITGVEKAQEQENVFLFHAGTKLEKESLVTSGGRVINVTAKGSSLKETREKVYKAVDLIKFEGVHYRKDIAQKAMNFFGNLVQKAQEE; encoded by the coding sequence ATGAAAGTACTAGTGATTGGTCAAGGAGGACGTGAGCATACGATCTGTTGGAAGCTCAAGCAAAGCAATAAGGTCAGTGAGGTGTATTGTGCTCCCGGTAACGGTGGAATTGGCTCTATCGCTGAAATTGTACCGATTAAGGAAAGCCAAGTCAATGAGCTTATCCAGTTTGTGCAGGAGAAGCAGATTGACCTTACCTTTGTAGGACCGGAACAGCCTTTAACTGAAGGGATTGTCGATCAGTTTGAAAAGGCAGGCTTAAAAATCTATGGTCCTCATCAATCGGCAGCAGTCATAGAGGGAAGTAAGTCCTTTGCTAAGGAGCTTATGAAAAAATACCATATCCCGACAGCAACCTATGAGGTATTTACCACGGAAAACGATGCGATTCGTTATCTTGAACAGGAACAAACGAAGGCTCCAATTGTAATTAAAGCGGATGGTTTAGCAGCAGGAAAAGGGGTTGTCGTCGCTCAAACAATGGAGGAAGCTAAGCAGGCTGTTCATGACATGATGGGTGAAGCTAAGTTTGGAGAGGCTGGCTATCAGGTTGTCATCGAGGAGTTTTTACAGGGTGAAGAGCTATCCCTAATGGCCTTTGTTGACGGAGAAACTGTCCTACCTATGGTACCTGCACAGGATCATAAGCCCGTTTTTGATGGAGATGAAGGTCCTAATACAGGTGGAATGGGGGCCTATTCACCAGTTCCGCAGTTTGGAGAAAAAGATGTGGAGCAGGCTGTAAAAACAATCCTGCTTCCGACAGCTAAAGCGATGGTAGCTGAAGGTAAGCCGTTTCGAGGTATTCTGTACGCTGGCTTGATGATGACAGCAGAAGGAGCAAAGGTTATAGAGTTTAACGCTCGCTTTGGTGATCCAGAAACCCAGGTTATTTTACCAAGATTAGAAACGGATTTAGTAGAAGTTATTGAGGCTTCTTTAGATGGGACGCTTCATAAGCTAGAGCTAGAATGGTCAGAGGATAATGTGGTTACTGTTGTTTTAGCCTCACCTGGATATCCTCAGGATTATCCTAAAGGTCTTGAAATCACTGGAGTTGAAAAAGCGCAAGAACAGGAGAATGTTTTCTTGTTTCATGCAGGAACGAAGCTAGAGAAGGAAAGCCTCGTTACTTCTGGGGGACGAGTCATTAATGTGACGGCAAAGGGCTCCTCTTTAAAGGAAACGAGAGAGAAAGTATATAAAGCTGTTGACCTAATCAAATTTGAGGGTGTACATTACAGGAAAGACATTGCTCAAAAGGCCATGAATTTCTTTGGTAACCTTGTTCAAAAAGCTCAAGAGGAATAG